A single Streptomyces sp. Edi2 DNA region contains:
- a CDS encoding nuclear transport factor 2 family protein encodes MTQQEKQGKQEQKVVQESSGAGEWYAAAVARYFEAWNATGEGERGKAVAAAFGEDATYTDPLADVAGHEGLVAVIAGAHVQFPGFVFRQLGGVDGHHDIARFGWELVSVADGSAPVAGFDVVRLGEDGRIRSVCGFLDRVPAAV; translated from the coding sequence ATGACTCAGCAGGAGAAGCAGGGCAAGCAGGAGCAGAAGGTTGTGCAGGAGTCCTCGGGCGCGGGGGAGTGGTACGCGGCGGCGGTTGCACGGTACTTCGAGGCGTGGAATGCGACGGGGGAGGGGGAACGGGGTAAGGCTGTCGCGGCGGCCTTTGGTGAGGATGCCACGTATACCGATCCGTTGGCCGATGTTGCGGGGCACGAGGGGCTGGTGGCGGTTATTGCGGGGGCGCATGTGCAGTTCCCCGGGTTCGTGTTCCGGCAGTTGGGCGGCGTGGACGGGCACCATGACATTGCGCGGTTCGGGTGGGAGCTGGTCAGTGTGGCGGATGGGTCGGCGCCGGTGGCCGGGTTCGATGTGGTGCGGTTGGGGGAGGACGGGCGGATTCGGTCCGTGTGCGGGTTTCTGGACCGGGTGCCGGCGGCAGTCTGA
- a CDS encoding helix-turn-helix transcriptional regulator has product MTTAAASSPETTTGVGSLLREWRDRRRISQLELALRADSSARHISFIETGRARPSQEMVLRLAEHLDVPVRERNTLLIAAGYAPTFPETPLDDPSMAALRSGMERLLTGYEPFPALVVDGTYHVQAANRGVTLLLDGIAPALLQPPLNSMRLTMHPDGLAPRIRNYLEWRSHLLAQMERQLALMRSSRLRALYDEVSAYPLPPGGREKAASGEHAPFALPMMLEHHHTVLSFISTIATFNTPMDVTVSELAVETLLPADPETAAYLRDAGL; this is encoded by the coding sequence ATGACAACTGCTGCGGCGTCCTCGCCGGAGACGACCACAGGTGTGGGCTCCCTGCTGCGCGAATGGCGCGACCGGCGCCGGATCAGCCAACTGGAACTGGCCCTGCGTGCCGACTCCTCCGCCCGCCACATCAGCTTCATCGAGACCGGCCGCGCCCGCCCCAGCCAGGAAATGGTGCTGCGCCTCGCCGAACACCTCGACGTCCCCGTACGGGAGCGCAACACCCTGCTGATCGCGGCCGGCTACGCCCCGACCTTCCCGGAGACACCGCTGGACGACCCGTCGATGGCCGCTCTGCGCTCCGGCATGGAACGCCTCCTGACCGGCTACGAGCCCTTCCCCGCCCTGGTGGTCGACGGGACCTACCACGTACAGGCGGCAAACCGCGGCGTCACCCTGCTGCTGGACGGCATCGCCCCCGCCCTCCTCCAGCCCCCACTGAACTCCATGCGCCTCACCATGCACCCCGACGGCCTGGCCCCCCGCATCCGCAATTACCTGGAATGGCGCAGCCACCTCCTCGCCCAGATGGAACGCCAGTTGGCCCTGATGCGCTCCTCCCGCCTGCGCGCGCTCTACGACGAGGTGAGCGCCTACCCCCTCCCCCCGGGCGGCCGCGAGAAAGCAGCCTCCGGCGAACACGCCCCCTTCGCCCTCCCCATGATGCTCGAACACCACCACACCGTCCTGTCCTTCATCTCGACCATCGCCACCTTCAACACCCCGATGGATGTGACCGTCTCCGAGCTGGCAGTGGAGACCCTTCTCCCGGCTGATCCGGAAACGGCGGCGTATCTGCGGGACGCGGGCCTGTAG
- a CDS encoding 4a-hydroxytetrahydrobiopterin dehydratase has product MTAQLEPLSFKEIEDRLAELPGWSVEGGMLCRGYAFHGHFPAAAMVIHIAQIQEELGHHADLTLGYNRLAVSVNTHSIGGRITHLDFGLAHRIEAIAPGHGAR; this is encoded by the coding sequence ATGACTGCTCAGCTGGAACCGCTCAGCTTCAAGGAGATCGAGGATCGCCTCGCGGAACTGCCCGGCTGGTCCGTCGAGGGCGGGATGCTGTGCCGTGGCTACGCCTTCCACGGGCACTTCCCGGCTGCCGCCATGGTCATCCATATCGCGCAGATCCAGGAGGAGTTGGGCCATCACGCCGATCTGACGCTGGGGTACAACCGACTCGCGGTCTCGGTGAACACCCACAGCATCGGCGGACGGATCACTCATCTCGACTTCGGGCTGGCTCACCGGATCGAGGCGATCGCGCCGGGGCATGGAGCCCGCTGA
- a CDS encoding YihY/virulence factor BrkB family protein encodes MAGSGMRRGLDRTLLDRALGAAGPRQPAALPTWAQLRTALRHTPSSVWHDDVTDWAASLTYYSVLALLPSLIVTVSLIGLADPAATEQLINQITSIAPAQSGPTVHRALVGMAHQRTAAWVVLGGALVSALWSSCSYLAVFRRALHAMNRTKDDRPPWRKAPRILMTALLLMALLISSAVALLVSGPIATALGRAVGLGEAGEATWNLLKWPLLLLLATVLAMVLFRSGPPSSRGVRRAAPGGIVAVLLWLVSSAGFAAYTSYVGTFNRLYGSLAGPVVFLIWLWFSHLSLLSGAQFNVELARAGRVVVRPRSGS; translated from the coding sequence ATGGCCGGGAGCGGTATGCGCCGCGGGCTGGACCGGACGCTGCTGGACCGCGCACTCGGGGCGGCGGGGCCGAGGCAGCCGGCCGCGCTGCCGACGTGGGCCCAGCTCCGTACCGCACTGCGCCATACACCGTCGTCGGTGTGGCACGACGATGTGACGGACTGGGCCGCGAGCCTGACGTACTACTCGGTGCTGGCGCTGCTGCCGTCGTTGATCGTCACGGTGTCGCTGATCGGTCTCGCCGATCCGGCGGCCACCGAGCAGCTCATCAACCAGATCACGTCGATCGCACCGGCCCAGTCGGGCCCGACCGTGCACCGTGCGCTGGTCGGCATGGCACATCAGCGCACCGCCGCCTGGGTGGTGCTGGGCGGCGCCCTGGTCAGCGCCCTGTGGTCGTCCTGCAGCTATCTGGCCGTCTTCCGCCGCGCGCTGCACGCCATGAACCGCACCAAGGACGACCGCCCGCCGTGGCGCAAGGCACCGCGGATTCTGATGACGGCGCTGCTGCTGATGGCCCTGCTGATCAGCAGCGCGGTGGCACTGCTGGTGAGCGGGCCGATCGCGACCGCACTGGGCCGGGCCGTCGGGCTGGGCGAGGCGGGCGAGGCGACCTGGAACCTGCTGAAGTGGCCGCTGCTGCTGCTCCTGGCCACGGTGCTGGCGATGGTGCTGTTCCGTTCCGGCCCGCCCAGCTCCCGCGGCGTGCGCAGAGCGGCCCCCGGCGGCATCGTCGCCGTACTCCTCTGGCTGGTCTCCTCCGCCGGCTTCGCGGCCTACACCTCGTACGTCGGCACCTTCAACCGGCTCTACGGTTCGCTCGCGGGCCCGGTGGTGTTCCTGATCTGGCTGTGGTTCTCCCATCTGTCGCTGCTGTCCGGCGCTCAGTTCAATGTGGAACTGGCCCGCGCGGGGCGGGTGGTGGTACGGCCGCGCTCGGGGAGCTGA
- a CDS encoding deoxyribodipyrimidine photo-lyase, translated as MDVAVCLFSSDLRLHDQPVLHAALRSAAQVVPLFVVDTGVADAGFMVPNRAAFLAGALADLDAGLRGCGGRLVIRTGDVVAEACRVAAETGAGEVHLAAGVSGYALRRERRLSEGLAAAGRALVVHDAVITALPPAAVLPSGPGKDHFAVFTPYVRRWQAAGLRSVLLAPRSVRVPDGVRSEDLPSAADLCPGGKPSPALPEGGERAGRRRFGAWQRSGMADYQDRQDDLPGDATSRLSPYLHFGCLSPVELVHKASARPDAGAEAFVRQLAWRDFHHQVLAARPGAASADYRTKGDRWRYDDAEVTAWKEGRTGYPVVDAGMRQLLHEGWLHNRARMLVASFLTKTLYVDWRVGARHFLDWLVDGDMANNQLNWQWVAGTGTDTRPNRVLNPLVQARRFDPQGEYVRRWVPELAGLAGAAVHQPWKLTGPERAACDYPDPVVDLADGLVRFKRARGLE; from the coding sequence ATGGATGTAGCCGTTTGCCTGTTCAGCTCCGATCTCCGGCTGCACGACCAGCCGGTGCTGCATGCCGCGCTGCGCTCCGCGGCGCAGGTGGTACCGCTGTTCGTCGTCGATACCGGGGTCGCTGACGCGGGGTTCATGGTGCCCAACCGGGCGGCATTCCTGGCCGGCGCGCTGGCGGATCTCGATGCCGGGCTGCGCGGTTGCGGGGGTCGGCTGGTCATCCGTACGGGGGATGTGGTGGCTGAGGCCTGCCGGGTGGCGGCCGAGACCGGAGCCGGTGAGGTGCATCTCGCGGCCGGGGTGAGCGGCTACGCGCTGCGCAGGGAACGGCGGTTGTCCGAGGGGCTGGCGGCGGCGGGGCGGGCGCTGGTGGTGCACGACGCGGTCATCACGGCACTGCCGCCCGCCGCGGTGCTGCCCTCCGGCCCGGGCAAGGACCACTTCGCGGTCTTCACGCCGTACGTCCGGCGCTGGCAGGCCGCGGGGCTGCGGTCGGTGCTGCTCGCGCCTCGGTCCGTACGGGTCCCGGACGGGGTCCGGTCCGAGGACCTGCCGTCGGCGGCGGACCTGTGCCCGGGCGGGAAACCGTCGCCCGCGCTCCCGGAGGGCGGCGAGCGGGCGGGGCGCCGCCGGTTCGGGGCCTGGCAGCGCTCGGGCATGGCCGACTACCAGGACCGGCAGGACGACCTGCCGGGCGATGCCACGTCACGGCTCTCGCCCTATCTGCACTTCGGCTGCCTCTCGCCGGTGGAGCTGGTGCACAAGGCGTCGGCCCGCCCGGACGCCGGTGCCGAAGCGTTCGTACGGCAGCTGGCCTGGCGGGACTTCCACCATCAGGTACTGGCGGCCCGCCCCGGCGCGGCAAGCGCCGACTATCGCACCAAGGGCGACCGCTGGCGGTACGACGACGCCGAGGTGACGGCCTGGAAGGAGGGCCGCACCGGCTATCCGGTGGTCGATGCGGGGATGCGGCAGCTGCTGCACGAGGGGTGGCTGCACAACCGCGCGCGGATGCTGGTGGCGAGCTTTCTGACCAAGACACTGTACGTGGACTGGCGGGTGGGGGCACGGCACTTCCTGGACTGGCTGGTGGACGGCGATATGGCGAACAACCAGCTCAACTGGCAGTGGGTGGCCGGGACCGGCACCGACACCCGCCCCAACCGGGTGCTGAATCCGCTCGTCCAGGCCAGACGGTTCGACCCGCAGGGCGAGTACGTACGGCGCTGGGTGCCGGAGCTGGCCGGCCTCGCGGGCGCGGCGGTGCACCAGCCGTGGAAGCTGACCGGGCCGGAGCGCGCGGCGTGCGACTATCCGGATCCCGTGGTGGACCTGGCGGACGGGCTGGTGCGGTTCAAGCGGGCACGGGGGCTGGAGTAG
- a CDS encoding DUF1266 domain-containing protein, with the protein MATPGWIPPTDTERRLYEATARGDWDGQIAAIAGEDLYLAAPQQGQDPLPVYDDPAAGGKCIPVLTRGMLPPWQPQQFFDRVSLEELAQDWPNDKWRLAVNPGTPCAVYLAASPAHRAGWLQRRAQVGARPGGLLVTHFGGPLHGPVAQGLACGAPLAVHHSVPWNELGTAFLDHAADAQTLREQWSVTDPAGWQQRLDQLLGGQFVPAETEAALRGRAGGRSGGAAADGTRTADEADTTDATDATDATDKDRTDGAGSGSPDTAAASAVPELVTRYEERFRADGLLPADGHVVSLVALDLAHAVTLVRWGLGARLCAPQQAEQAVTQAGAKTREVYGSWEEFAAGYALGRMLAFDNGWFGPEYTQAVHLHRVLTQDPASPWRGLPFA; encoded by the coding sequence GTGGCTACTCCGGGATGGATACCGCCGACGGATACCGAGCGGCGGCTGTACGAAGCGACGGCGCGTGGTGACTGGGACGGTCAGATCGCGGCGATCGCCGGTGAGGATCTGTATCTGGCGGCACCGCAGCAGGGCCAGGATCCGCTGCCCGTCTACGACGACCCGGCGGCGGGTGGTAAGTGCATTCCCGTCCTGACCCGCGGCATGCTGCCGCCGTGGCAGCCGCAGCAGTTCTTCGACCGGGTTTCACTGGAGGAACTGGCGCAGGACTGGCCGAACGACAAGTGGCGCCTCGCGGTCAACCCCGGGACGCCCTGCGCCGTGTACCTGGCCGCCTCCCCCGCCCACCGCGCCGGCTGGCTGCAGCGGCGCGCCCAGGTCGGGGCCCGGCCCGGCGGCCTGCTCGTCACGCACTTCGGCGGTCCGCTGCACGGCCCCGTCGCGCAGGGGCTGGCGTGCGGTGCGCCGCTCGCGGTACACCACAGCGTGCCGTGGAACGAACTCGGCACGGCCTTTCTCGATCACGCCGCCGACGCACAGACGCTGCGCGAACAGTGGTCGGTGACCGACCCCGCCGGCTGGCAGCAGCGCCTGGACCAGCTGCTCGGCGGGCAGTTCGTACCGGCGGAGACGGAGGCGGCGCTGCGGGGGCGGGCCGGCGGACGCAGCGGCGGGGCCGCCGCGGACGGGACGCGCACGGCGGACGAGGCGGACACGACCGACGCGACAGACGCGACGGACGCGACGGACAAGGACCGGACCGATGGGGCCGGGTCGGGCTCCCCGGACACGGCCGCCGCGTCGGCCGTCCCCGAGCTCGTGACCAGGTACGAAGAGCGGTTCCGCGCCGACGGACTGCTGCCGGCCGACGGCCATGTCGTGTCCCTCGTCGCGCTGGACCTTGCGCATGCCGTCACTCTCGTCCGCTGGGGCCTGGGCGCCCGGCTGTGCGCACCGCAGCAGGCCGAACAGGCCGTGACGCAGGCCGGCGCGAAGACCAGGGAGGTGTACGGCTCGTGGGAGGAGTTCGCCGCGGGCTATGCGCTGGGACGGATGCTGGCGTTCGACAACGGCTGGTTCGGGCCGGAGTACACGCAGGCCGTGCACCTGCACCGGGTCCTCACCCAGGACCCGGCGTCGCCGTGGCGCGGACTGCCGTTCGCTTGA
- a CDS encoding class I SAM-dependent methyltransferase, which produces MSNDERPARGHGPQDTAQIDWEVFGPLLERGAELHLPLYEQAAAWLRQLLVGTAAAGDQGVDRVLDVGSGPGVVSCLLAQAFPAAEVVAVDASAALLERAHARAGRLGLGDRVRTHLAELPDGLDALGGADLIWSARTLHHVGDQRAAVAALGAHLRPGGLLAVTEGGLAPRFLPRDIGIGRPGLQSRLDAACEDWFVEMRAALPGAVDDTEDWPAFLADAGLRTPRTRSFLLDLPAPLTDEARAYVQDTLIQGLDLYGDRLDEDDHTTLARLADPDDAVGIVRRPDAFVLSAQTVHTARAQQ; this is translated from the coding sequence ATGAGCAACGACGAACGGCCCGCACGCGGGCACGGTCCTCAGGACACGGCGCAGATCGACTGGGAGGTGTTCGGCCCGCTCCTCGAACGGGGCGCCGAGCTGCACCTGCCGCTCTACGAGCAGGCCGCGGCCTGGCTGCGGCAGCTCCTCGTCGGGACGGCCGCGGCCGGCGACCAGGGGGTGGACCGGGTGCTCGACGTCGGCAGCGGGCCGGGCGTCGTCAGCTGTCTGCTGGCCCAGGCCTTCCCCGCCGCCGAAGTGGTGGCCGTGGACGCGAGCGCGGCACTGCTGGAGCGGGCACACGCCCGGGCCGGGCGCCTCGGCCTCGGCGACCGGGTCCGTACCCATCTCGCCGAACTCCCGGACGGGCTGGACGCCCTCGGCGGCGCCGACCTCATCTGGTCCGCCAGGACCCTGCACCACGTCGGTGACCAGCGTGCCGCGGTCGCCGCCCTCGGCGCTCATCTGCGGCCCGGCGGGCTGCTCGCCGTCACCGAGGGCGGTCTCGCCCCCCGCTTCCTGCCGCGCGACATCGGCATCGGGCGCCCGGGGCTGCAGTCCCGACTGGACGCGGCCTGCGAGGACTGGTTCGTGGAGATGCGCGCGGCGCTGCCCGGCGCCGTCGACGACACCGAGGACTGGCCCGCCTTCCTCGCCGACGCCGGCCTGCGCACCCCGCGCACCCGCAGTTTCCTGCTGGACCTGCCGGCCCCGCTGACCGACGAGGCGCGCGCCTACGTCCAGGACACCCTGATCCAGGGGCTCGACCTGTACGGCGACCGGCTGGACGAGGACGACCACACCACCCTCGCCCGCCTCGCCGACCCCGATGACGCCGTCGGTATCGTCCGCCGCCCCGATGCCTTCGTGCTGTCCGCGCAGACCGTCCATACGGCCCGCGCGCAGCAGTAG
- a CDS encoding VOC family protein, with protein MPEVTSPYQPGTPCWVDLAAPDQQAAIDFYSEVFGWAGEVGPAETGGYAVCTLNGKPVAGIMAAVPMGGQPAPPTVWTTYLSAADADATSEAVSQAGGTLLMPVTDVMTLGRMCIAAEPTGAVFGIWQPVDFPGSGIVNEPGALIWNELNTTDPSAAATFYKAAFGIDSAPMEGAENYYALTVNGRPVGGMQPMSEQMPSGTPSHWLVYFAVTDTDGTVDKITAAGGAALQQPFDMVAGRMAVVTDPQGATFAVISPKPMNQG; from the coding sequence ATGCCTGAAGTCACCTCTCCCTACCAGCCCGGAACGCCCTGTTGGGTGGATCTCGCGGCTCCTGACCAGCAAGCCGCCATCGACTTCTACTCCGAGGTCTTCGGGTGGGCCGGAGAGGTCGGGCCCGCGGAGACCGGGGGCTATGCCGTCTGCACGCTGAACGGCAAGCCGGTGGCCGGCATCATGGCCGCCGTCCCGATGGGCGGTCAGCCCGCGCCGCCGACCGTGTGGACCACCTATCTGTCGGCCGCCGACGCGGACGCCACCTCCGAAGCGGTGAGCCAGGCCGGCGGCACGCTCCTGATGCCCGTCACGGACGTGATGACGCTCGGCCGGATGTGTATCGCGGCCGAGCCCACCGGAGCGGTGTTCGGCATCTGGCAGCCCGTGGACTTCCCCGGCTCCGGCATCGTCAACGAGCCGGGCGCACTGATCTGGAACGAGCTCAACACCACCGACCCGTCCGCCGCCGCCACGTTCTACAAGGCCGCCTTCGGTATCGACAGCGCCCCCATGGAGGGCGCCGAGAACTACTACGCCCTCACGGTGAATGGCCGGCCGGTGGGCGGTATGCAGCCGATGTCCGAACAGATGCCGTCCGGCACTCCCTCGCACTGGCTGGTGTACTTCGCGGTGACGGACACCGATGGCACGGTCGACAAGATCACCGCGGCCGGCGGTGCGGCGCTGCAGCAGCCCTTCGACATGGTTGCCGGCCGGATGGCCGTGGTGACCGACCCGCAGGGCGCGACCTTCGCCGTGATCAGCCCGAAGCCGATGAATCAAGGCTGA
- a CDS encoding aldo/keto reductase — protein sequence MSKVPSITLNNGVAMPQLGFGVWQVEDDQAFTAVGQALDAGYRSIDTAAIYGNEEGTGKALAASGIARDELFVTTKLWNADQGFDSTLRAFDTSLTKLGLEYVDLYLIHWPLPSKDRYVETYNALEKIYAEGRAKAIGVSNFRPEHLERLLGETSVVPAVNQIELHPQFPQAESRAFHARHNIVTEAWSPLGQGKGLLEDPAIATLAAKHGKTPAQVVLRWHLQLGNVVIPKSVTPSRIAENIDVFDFELDDEDLATLAGLDTGNRIGPDPATFDVA from the coding sequence GTGAGCAAGGTTCCCTCCATCACGCTCAACAACGGCGTCGCGATGCCGCAGCTCGGCTTCGGCGTCTGGCAGGTCGAGGACGACCAGGCGTTCACCGCCGTCGGCCAGGCCCTGGACGCGGGATACCGCAGCATCGACACCGCGGCGATCTACGGCAACGAAGAGGGCACGGGCAAGGCGCTCGCTGCTTCCGGAATCGCCCGTGACGAACTGTTCGTCACGACCAAGCTCTGGAATGCCGACCAGGGCTTCGACTCCACGCTGCGCGCCTTCGACACCTCCCTCACCAAGCTCGGCCTGGAGTATGTGGATCTCTACCTGATCCACTGGCCGCTCCCGTCGAAGGACCGCTACGTCGAGACGTACAACGCCCTGGAGAAGATTTACGCGGAGGGCCGCGCCAAGGCCATCGGTGTCTCGAACTTCCGGCCCGAGCATCTGGAACGGCTGCTGGGCGAGACCTCCGTCGTCCCGGCCGTCAACCAGATCGAGCTGCACCCGCAGTTCCCGCAGGCCGAGTCCCGCGCCTTCCACGCCCGGCACAACATCGTGACCGAGGCCTGGTCGCCACTCGGCCAGGGCAAGGGCCTCCTGGAGGACCCGGCGATCGCGACGCTCGCCGCCAAGCACGGCAAGACCCCCGCCCAGGTGGTCCTGCGCTGGCACCTCCAGCTCGGCAATGTCGTCATCCCGAAGTCCGTCACCCCTTCGCGCATCGCCGAGAACATCGACGTCTTCGACTTCGAGCTGGACGACGAGGACCTTGCCACCCTCGCCGGCCTGGACACCGGCAACCGGATCGGCCCGGACCCGGCCACCTTCGACGTGGCCTGA
- a CDS encoding AMP-binding protein, with protein sequence MREFTVPPLATAPQVGGLADVVYEQAEADPGRVALARKDDEGNWQNVTSGQFRDEVLALAKGLLAQGVRFGDRIGIMSRTRYEWTLFDFALWSIGVQSVPLYPTSSAEQVFWMLHNAGVSACVVEHEDHAMTVGSVIDRLPHLRKLWQLDTDPVAELNAAGAHIDDDVVHRHRMAVTPDATATIIYTSGTTGRPKGCVITHANFMAESDNMVLRYEKVFHSKAGDEACTLLFLPLAHVFGRMVQVSAIRGQVKLGHQPELAARALLPDLQSLQPTFILAVPYIFEKVFAAARRKAEAEGKVGPFDKAVEIAVRYAEAQEHKAFGTGPGPSASLRMQHQFFDKVVYSKVRAAMGGQVRHAMSGGSAMERRLGLFFAGAGVRIFEGYGLTESTAAATANPPERTRFGTVGTPVPGTTVHIAEDGEIWLYGGQIFHGYHNDPKATDAVLHDGWFSTGDLGALDEDGYLTITGRKKEILVTSGGKTVSPVGLEERVRAHPLVAQCIVVGNDRPFISALVTLDPEAVAHWLAMREKPKMPPTDLVRDPDLETEIRRAVVAANTLVSQAESIRTFRILANQFSEEHGLLTPSLKLKRKAIETAYQVEVDALYQT encoded by the coding sequence TTGCGCGAGTTCACCGTCCCGCCACTGGCGACCGCGCCCCAGGTCGGCGGGCTGGCGGATGTCGTCTACGAACAAGCCGAAGCCGATCCCGGACGCGTCGCACTGGCGCGTAAGGACGACGAGGGAAACTGGCAGAACGTCACCTCCGGACAATTCCGGGACGAAGTTCTCGCCCTGGCGAAGGGTCTGCTCGCGCAGGGCGTCCGGTTCGGTGACCGGATCGGCATCATGTCCCGTACGCGCTACGAGTGGACCCTGTTCGACTTCGCGCTGTGGTCGATCGGCGTCCAGTCCGTACCGCTGTATCCGACGTCATCGGCCGAGCAGGTCTTCTGGATGCTGCACAACGCGGGCGTCTCGGCCTGTGTGGTCGAGCACGAGGACCATGCGATGACCGTCGGATCGGTCATCGACCGGCTGCCCCACCTGCGCAAACTGTGGCAGCTGGACACCGACCCGGTGGCCGAACTGAACGCGGCCGGTGCGCACATCGACGATGACGTGGTGCACCGGCACCGGATGGCCGTCACCCCGGACGCCACCGCGACGATCATCTACACCTCCGGCACCACCGGCCGCCCCAAGGGCTGTGTGATCACCCACGCCAATTTCATGGCCGAGTCCGACAACATGGTGCTCCGCTATGAGAAGGTCTTCCACTCCAAGGCGGGCGATGAGGCGTGCACCCTGCTCTTCCTGCCGCTGGCACACGTTTTCGGCCGGATGGTGCAGGTCTCCGCGATCCGCGGCCAGGTCAAGCTGGGCCACCAGCCCGAGCTGGCGGCCCGTGCCCTCCTGCCCGATCTGCAGAGCCTCCAGCCGACGTTCATCCTCGCGGTGCCGTACATCTTCGAGAAGGTCTTCGCCGCGGCCCGGCGCAAGGCGGAGGCGGAAGGCAAGGTCGGCCCGTTCGACAAGGCCGTGGAGATCGCGGTCCGCTACGCCGAGGCACAGGAGCACAAGGCCTTCGGCACCGGGCCAGGGCCCAGCGCCTCGCTGCGCATGCAGCACCAGTTCTTCGACAAGGTCGTCTACAGCAAGGTCAGGGCCGCGATGGGCGGCCAGGTGCGGCATGCGATGTCGGGTGGCTCGGCGATGGAGCGGCGCCTCGGGCTGTTCTTCGCCGGCGCCGGCGTACGGATCTTCGAGGGCTACGGCCTGACGGAGAGCACCGCGGCCGCCACCGCCAACCCACCCGAGCGGACCCGCTTCGGCACCGTCGGCACCCCGGTCCCCGGCACCACCGTGCACATCGCGGAGGACGGCGAGATCTGGCTGTACGGCGGGCAGATCTTCCACGGCTACCACAACGACCCCAAGGCGACCGATGCCGTGCTGCACGACGGCTGGTTCTCCACGGGTGACCTGGGCGCGCTGGACGAGGACGGCTACCTGACGATCACCGGCCGCAAGAAGGAAATCCTGGTCACCTCCGGCGGCAAGACGGTCTCGCCGGTGGGCCTGGAGGAGCGGGTACGGGCGCATCCGCTGGTCGCCCAGTGCATCGTCGTCGGCAACGACCGGCCCTTCATCTCGGCGCTGGTGACCCTGGACCCGGAGGCGGTCGCGCACTGGCTGGCCATGCGGGAGAAGCCGAAGATGCCGCCGACCGACCTGGTGCGCGACCCGGACCTGGAGACCGAGATCCGGCGCGCCGTGGTCGCCGCCAACACGCTGGTCTCGCAGGCCGAGTCGATCCGTACCTTCCGGATACTGGCCAACCAGTTCAGCGAGGAGCACGGGCTGCTGACCCCGTCGCTGAAGCTCAAGCGCAAGGCGATCGAGACGGCGTACCAGGTCGAGGTGGACGCGCTGTACCAGACGTGA